From Polaribacter butkevichii, a single genomic window includes:
- a CDS encoding protein kinase domain-containing protein → MSNYPSRTDIVTAMRNPHVSFKSNEIIGGSVIQKGSRIIQYSGGYTTVFPFHKQTGNKVAVRLWIADIGDAKKRSLEISNYLENLNNAYFAGFKYIDDAILVNGTLHPIVLMDWVDGQTLKEYINSNITDTSKILGLAEKFKEMTAYFHKENIAHGDLQHGNILVKSDGSLVAIDYDSMFIEPLNGMSDTIKGLPGYQHPTRHSNQFVNSRLDYFSELVIYLSLLIYADTPKLWDDYYETEDLLFSKDDFANPSNSKLISSHLKSANPTISELTEKMVEELKATDISQLRPLEDLLINRREVAKDNIFDKWEKQPNPAVKKKVSLPDKNDITNKF, encoded by the coding sequence ATGTCAAATTATCCATCCAGAACAGACATTGTAACCGCAATGCGAAATCCGCACGTTAGTTTTAAATCAAACGAAATAATTGGTGGTTCCGTTATTCAGAAAGGTTCAAGAATAATTCAATATTCCGGAGGCTATACAACTGTATTTCCATTTCATAAGCAAACAGGAAATAAAGTAGCTGTTCGACTTTGGATTGCAGACATTGGAGATGCAAAAAAACGTTCACTTGAAATTTCTAATTATTTAGAAAATTTGAATAACGCATATTTCGCAGGATTCAAATATATTGATGATGCAATATTAGTAAATGGTACGTTACATCCAATTGTTCTTATGGATTGGGTGGATGGTCAAACTCTAAAAGAATATATTAACTCCAATATTACAGACACATCTAAAATTCTTGGTTTAGCCGAGAAATTCAAAGAAATGACAGCGTATTTCCATAAAGAAAATATAGCTCACGGAGATTTACAGCACGGAAATATTTTAGTAAAAAGTGATGGTTCACTTGTCGCTATTGATTATGATTCAATGTTTATTGAACCATTAAACGGAATGTCCGACACCATAAAAGGTTTACCAGGTTACCAACATCCTACGAGGCATAGTAATCAATTTGTAAATTCAAGATTGGACTACTTCTCTGAACTTGTAATATATCTTTCTCTTTTAATTTATGCTGATACACCTAAATTATGGGATGACTACTATGAAACAGAAGATTTGCTTTTTTCAAAAGATGACTTTGCAAACCCAAGCAATTCAAAGCTAATTAGCAGTCATTTAAAATCGGCCAATCCAACAATTTCTGAACTTACTGAAAAGATGGTGGAGGAATTAAAAGCTACTGATATTTCTCAATTACGCCCTTTAGAAGACTTGTTGATAAATAGACGAGAAGTAGCCAAGGATAATATTTTTGATAAGTGGGAGAAGCAACCAAATCCAGCTGTAAAAAAAAAAGTCTCGTTGCCTGATAAAAATGACATCACAAACAAATTTTAA
- a CDS encoding phospholipase D-like domain-containing protein: MVKAYFENIHLQIIHHIENAQSDIKICVAWFTDFEIYSKLVDKLKEGLNIEVIVANHKFNKKSRVDFKDFLKFKGKVGYIGNLNDSSRDSFMHNKFCIIDNNIVITGSYNWSFKARMNDENILIIQDDSSLTKQFENKFFDLKPQFGFAIKNNKVALLPIENIMAKWDKKPAGKKTSNNTSNILDKF, encoded by the coding sequence ATGGTAAAAGCTTACTTCGAAAATATTCATCTCCAAATCATTCATCATATCGAGAATGCACAATCTGATATTAAGATTTGTGTTGCTTGGTTTACTGATTTTGAAATCTATTCAAAATTGGTTGACAAACTAAAAGAAGGATTGAATATAGAAGTAATTGTTGCAAATCATAAGTTCAATAAAAAATCAAGAGTTGATTTTAAAGACTTCTTAAAATTCAAAGGTAAGGTAGGTTACATAGGTAATCTTAACGATAGTTCTAGGGATAGTTTTATGCACAACAAATTCTGCATCATAGACAATAACATTGTAATTACTGGTTCATATAATTGGTCATTTAAAGCAAGAATGAATGATGAAAACATCCTAATCATACAAGATGATAGTTCATTGACAAAACAATTTGAAAACAAGTTTTTTGACCTTAAGCCGCAATTTGGATTTGCGATTAAAAACAATAAAGTGGCATTGCTACCCATAGAAAATATAATGGCGAAATGGGATAAGAAGCCAGCTGGTAAAAAAACGTCAAACAATACTTCAAATATTTTAGACAAATTTTAA
- a CDS encoding protein kinase domain-containing protein codes for MANKQDILTSIKNLDLFLKVLALKGAKARINKNGNPFVYVGGFNMVFQLTHKSKKWAFRVWHVPMGENKERYLNISKYLTSKKLPYFAEFIYDEKGLLVNGELVDTIRMEWLDGMLFKEYIEKHLTNSSILVSLADNFLKMCQDLRDNQISHGDLQEGNILVTENGNIKLVDYDSICIPEIEGQKEFVTGLKGYQHPSRFKGGKTSLKADYFSELIIYLSILAIAEKQELWEKYQVKDTQYLLFSETDFEDLENSKIYKDLSGLSLKIDKLLAILIEYLKTVNYTELKPFLLYLAPPVITKFTSDKEVLMQGSEMSLAWEVENALKVSINNGINEVEHIGTEILKPQDNFEYVLTAIGFNETVVKKLEIKVFPTPIIKSIQVPIPLFEKTTNLEVNLPEFPHIELGINNLSNNLNVNFNNNINSSFEEIKFNSLDKNFSSLNAKKGGLKNVFQAINNSKIISRIFKNQPNEKN; via the coding sequence ATGGCAAATAAGCAGGACATATTAACATCTATAAAAAATCTAGACCTCTTCTTAAAAGTTCTTGCTTTAAAAGGTGCAAAAGCTAGAATCAATAAAAATGGAAATCCATTTGTTTATGTAGGTGGTTTCAATATGGTATTTCAATTGACCCATAAAAGTAAAAAATGGGCATTTCGGGTTTGGCACGTTCCAATGGGCGAAAATAAAGAACGCTATTTAAACATATCAAAATACTTAACCTCTAAAAAGTTACCCTATTTCGCAGAGTTTATATATGACGAAAAAGGACTCCTTGTAAATGGTGAATTGGTTGATACGATAAGAATGGAATGGTTGGATGGTATGCTTTTCAAAGAATACATTGAAAAGCATCTAACGAACTCATCAATATTAGTTTCATTAGCCGATAATTTCTTAAAAATGTGCCAAGATTTAAGGGATAACCAAATTTCTCACGGAGACTTGCAAGAAGGTAATATTTTAGTAACCGAAAATGGAAATATAAAGTTAGTAGATTACGATTCTATTTGTATTCCAGAAATTGAAGGTCAAAAAGAATTTGTAACGGGGCTTAAAGGTTATCAACATCCATCACGTTTTAAAGGTGGAAAAACCTCTTTAAAAGCTGATTACTTTTCAGAATTGATTATTTATTTGTCAATTCTCGCCATAGCTGAAAAACAAGAACTTTGGGAAAAATATCAAGTTAAAGACACACAATATTTATTATTTTCCGAAACTGATTTCGAAGATTTAGAAAATTCAAAAATCTATAAAGACTTATCTGGCCTTTCTTTAAAAATTGACAAGCTTCTTGCTATTTTAATTGAATATTTAAAAACTGTAAATTATACAGAATTAAAACCTTTCCTCCTTTATTTGGCTCCTCCTGTGATAACAAAATTCACAAGTGACAAAGAAGTATTAATGCAAGGGAGTGAAATGAGCCTTGCTTGGGAAGTTGAAAACGCATTAAAAGTCTCAATAAATAATGGTATAAATGAAGTTGAGCATATTGGAACTGAAATTTTAAAACCACAAGATAATTTTGAATACGTTTTAACTGCAATCGGTTTTAATGAAACCGTTGTTAAAAAACTTGAAATAAAGGTGTTTCCAACACCGATTATAAAAAGTATTCAAGTCCCAATTCCATTGTTTGAGAAAACGACCAATTTAGAAGTAAATCTTCCAGAATTTCCACATATAGAATTAGGAATAAATAATTTATCCAATAACCTAAATGTGAACTTCAACAATAATATTAATAGTTCTTTTGAAGAAATAAAGTTCAACTCACTTGATAAAAATTTCAGCAGCCTAAATGCAAAAAAAGGAGGTTTGAAGAATGTTTTTCAAGCCATAAATAATAGTAAAATCATATCCAGAATATTTAAGAATCAACCGAATGAAAAGAATTAA
- a CDS encoding DUF4407 domain-containing protein produces MKRINRFFWWCAGANIEILKECPTDHSKYFGVGGTIVFTALMASFAGGYAFFTAFKSVMPSLFFGAFWGLLIFNLDRYIVSTIGKGDGTQKITKEEWKIAAPRLLMAVLLGFVISTPLELKIFETEIQTVVERLKIDKAEDLKGRDVSFNDEYDKLNNRLTKVESDISNLTNNKKKLTENAGAYYEERKSELKVDSKQKESELNSVQSKVNRLHSNYIRAINDSLPLSTISSRKYTRDVQIGVRNKLREEKKELDHQIVELTENKGEAITNEQQKIDKQISLLITEKESLLDKKTQMETTRTAKRENYDNKVENYDGFAAHLEALSILTSEKSAIFWAKWLITLLFIFIEVAPVLFKLMAESGPYDDIMDRLKHESFVREKQKISDINDSINTSIKISTEKNQNRLDAEIAGNKALLNKMALAQAEIAEIAVEKWKEEELKKLNNGVNHIINNNGQEKNETSEKSNG; encoded by the coding sequence ATGAAAAGAATTAACAGATTTTTTTGGTGGTGTGCAGGCGCCAATATTGAAATTTTAAAAGAATGTCCTACTGACCACTCAAAATATTTCGGTGTAGGTGGAACAATCGTATTTACGGCATTAATGGCGAGTTTTGCTGGAGGCTATGCTTTTTTTACAGCGTTTAAATCTGTAATGCCATCCTTATTTTTTGGTGCATTTTGGGGTTTGTTAATTTTTAACTTAGACCGATATATAGTTTCAACAATAGGAAAAGGCGATGGAACACAAAAAATTACAAAGGAGGAATGGAAAATAGCAGCACCACGGTTATTGATGGCCGTTCTTTTAGGATTTGTAATTTCTACACCTTTGGAGTTAAAGATATTTGAAACAGAAATACAAACGGTTGTTGAACGATTGAAGATTGACAAGGCTGAAGATTTAAAAGGTAGAGATGTTTCATTTAATGACGAATATGATAAACTTAATAATCGATTAACAAAAGTTGAAAGTGATATAAGTAATTTAACTAATAATAAAAAGAAACTGACTGAAAATGCGGGGGCTTATTATGAAGAACGAAAGAGTGAGTTAAAAGTAGATTCTAAACAGAAAGAATCTGAACTGAACTCGGTTCAAAGTAAAGTAAATAGATTACATAGCAATTACATCAGAGCTATAAATGATTCCCTACCATTAAGTACAATTAGTAGTCGTAAATACACAAGAGATGTTCAAATAGGTGTTAGAAATAAATTGAGAGAAGAGAAAAAAGAATTAGACCATCAAATTGTAGAATTAACAGAAAATAAAGGAGAAGCTATAACAAATGAACAACAAAAGATTGATAAACAGATTTCATTATTGATTACTGAAAAAGAATCATTGTTGGATAAAAAAACACAGATGGAAACTACCCGAACTGCCAAACGGGAAAATTATGACAATAAAGTAGAAAATTATGATGGTTTTGCGGCTCACCTTGAAGCATTGAGTATTTTAACTAGTGAAAAGTCAGCAATTTTTTGGGCAAAATGGCTAATCACACTTTTATTTATTTTTATTGAAGTAGCTCCAGTTTTGTTTAAACTGATGGCAGAATCAGGGCCTTATGACGATATAATGGATCGGCTGAAACATGAATCTTTTGTGAGAGAGAAACAAAAAATATCAGATATAAATGATAGTATAAACACTTCAATAAAAATCTCAACAGAGAAAAATCAGAATAGGCTCGATGCAGAGATTGCAGGAAACAAGGCTTTGCTCAATAAAATGGCTTTAGCACAAGCAGAAATTGCTGAAATCGCAGTAGAAAAATGGAAAGAAGAAGAATTGAAAAAATTGAATAATGGTGTTAATCATATCATAAATAACAACGGTCAAGAAAAAAACGAAACATCTGAAAAATCAAATGGTTAG
- a CDS encoding DUF6804 family protein translates to MVRKIKIVLVILMFLCLLDMPYGFYQFVRFVALIGFAILAYKANEENKNTEMTIYGGLAVLFQPFFKIALGREMWNIVDVIVGIGLITSLFMNRTKSQR, encoded by the coding sequence ATGGTTAGAAAAATAAAAATTGTTTTAGTAATATTGATGTTTCTATGCTTGTTAGATATGCCTTATGGATTTTATCAATTTGTCCGATTTGTAGCATTAATTGGATTTGCAATTTTGGCATATAAAGCGAATGAAGAAAATAAAAATACGGAAATGACTATTTATGGTGGACTTGCAGTACTCTTTCAACCGTTTTTTAAAATCGCACTTGGAAGAGAAATGTGGAACATTGTGGACGTGATTGTCGGAATTGGACTTATTACAAGTCTGTTTATGAATAGAACAAAAAGCCAACGCTAA
- a CDS encoding HAD family hydrolase, with translation MRETEQILLILDLDETLIHATEKKLDIESDFQYAEYFVYKRPNLIEFLTEMNEHFKLAVWSSADDKYVNDVVNLIKPTEIEFEFVWARSRCTLKRDYELDKYVREKRLKKIKKQGFRLEKSLIVDDSPEKTRDNFGNAIYVQPYEGNLKDNELTLLSEFLKSIKDSENVRGIEKRGWRNKNCGQHRI, from the coding sequence TTGAGAGAAACCGAACAAATATTATTAATTCTGGATTTAGACGAAACTCTAATCCACGCAACTGAAAAGAAACTCGATATCGAATCTGATTTTCAGTATGCGGAATATTTCGTTTATAAACGCCCGAATTTAATTGAATTTCTGACAGAAATGAACGAACACTTTAAACTTGCTGTTTGGTCATCTGCTGACGATAAATATGTAAATGATGTTGTAAATTTAATTAAACCGACTGAAATAGAATTTGAATTTGTTTGGGCAAGAAGTAGATGTACTTTAAAACGTGATTATGAATTGGATAAATATGTGCGAGAAAAAAGATTAAAAAAAATAAAGAAACAAGGTTTCCGACTTGAGAAATCTCTGATTGTAGATGATTCACCTGAAAAGACAAGAGATAATTTTGGAAACGCAATTTATGTGCAACCCTACGAAGGAAATTTAAAAGACAACGAATTGACTCTACTCTCTGAATTTCTTAAGTCTATTAAGGATTCTGAAAATGTGAGAGGAATTGAAAAAAGAGGTTGGCGGAATAAAAACTGTGGGCAACACCGTATATAA
- a CDS encoding IS110 family transposase → MKNYQEVVGIDVSKKTIDAYCYHAQVHKEFKNDLTGYKSLIKWVLKATKESAVFYCFENTGYYSLKLALYLHSKKVIYVEESPLKIKRSSGIVKEKTDKLDAQVIARYGWLYREELTPSTVKSSAHLELGRLLALRDQLVRNNSGLKGTLKEMKVLLTSSTTDLGCISLKRSIDYLTKQVKAIEIRIEEIIFDDISMSKNYELLRSMRGIGFVVACQLIYHTGNFTRFKSWRSFSSYCGTAPFEHSSGTSIHRRKQCHYLGDRKMKSLLSMASVSAIQHDSELKLYYQKKLAEGKDKMLAINNVRNKLIARAFAVVKRGTPYVVLQNHMA, encoded by the coding sequence ATGAAAAATTACCAAGAAGTAGTAGGAATTGATGTGTCAAAAAAGACGATTGATGCTTATTGTTATCATGCCCAAGTACACAAAGAGTTTAAGAACGATTTAACTGGTTACAAAAGCCTAATAAAATGGGTTTTAAAAGCAACAAAAGAGAGTGCTGTTTTTTATTGTTTTGAGAATACCGGTTATTATTCCTTAAAGTTGGCACTTTATTTACACAGTAAAAAAGTTATTTACGTAGAGGAGAGTCCGTTAAAAATTAAACGTTCATCTGGCATTGTAAAAGAAAAAACTGATAAGTTAGATGCTCAGGTAATTGCTAGGTATGGTTGGCTTTACCGGGAGGAATTAACTCCAAGTACTGTTAAAAGTAGCGCTCATTTAGAGTTGGGTAGATTGTTAGCTTTAAGAGATCAGTTGGTTAGAAATAATTCAGGTTTAAAAGGTACTTTAAAAGAGATGAAAGTACTTTTAACAAGCTCTACAACAGATTTAGGTTGTATCAGTTTAAAACGAAGTATTGACTATCTCACAAAACAAGTCAAGGCAATAGAAATTAGAATTGAAGAAATAATTTTTGACGATATTTCTATGAGTAAAAACTACGAATTACTTAGAAGCATGAGAGGAATTGGCTTTGTTGTTGCTTGTCAACTTATTTATCATACAGGTAATTTTACGAGGTTTAAAAGCTGGCGATCGTTCTCTAGTTATTGTGGAACCGCACCTTTTGAACATAGCTCTGGAACCAGTATTCATAGGCGAAAACAGTGTCATTATTTAGGAGATAGAAAAATGAAAAGTTTGTTGAGTATGGCAAGTGTTTCTGCTATACAACATGATAGTGAACTAAAGTTATATTATCAAAAAAAATTAGCAGAAGGAAAAGATAAAATGTTAGCGATAAACAATGTGAGAAATAAACTAATAGCAAGAGCATTTGCGGTTGTTAAAAGAGGAACGCCCTATGTTGTACTTCAAAATCATATGGCTTAA
- a CDS encoding type II toxin-antitoxin system RelE/ParE family toxin, with the protein MELEVYWLELAENKLEDIYGYYLIKANKKVAEKLVNGIVDSTIGIEKQPEIGQIEISLKHRKQEFRYLVFRNYKIVYWINYDFNRIEIANVFDTRQDPEKINEIK; encoded by the coding sequence ATGGAGCTAGAAGTTTATTGGTTAGAACTTGCTGAAAATAAACTTGAAGATATTTACGGTTATTATTTAATAAAAGCGAACAAAAAAGTTGCCGAAAAATTAGTTAATGGAATTGTTGACTCAACAATAGGAATTGAGAAACAACCAGAAATTGGACAAATTGAAATTAGCCTAAAGCACAGAAAACAAGAGTTTAGATACCTCGTTTTTAGAAATTACAAAATAGTATATTGGATAAATTATGATTTCAACCGCATTGAAATCGCAAATGTGTTTGACACAAGGCAAGATCCCGAAAAAATAAATGAAATAAAATAA
- a CDS encoding helix-turn-helix domain-containing protein, whose amino-acid sequence MKTQKEHWRKKSYEKVTLELKLSVVDQIQNGQISTNFASIKYDIPRTTISYWIRKYSTLAQQNKGMSKLDEIKKLKERIEELEFVKDFQQDIIADMEIIT is encoded by the coding sequence ATGAAAACACAAAAAGAACACTGGCGAAAAAAAAGCTACGAAAAAGTAACTTTAGAACTCAAATTATCTGTCGTTGACCAAATTCAAAATGGCCAGATTTCTACAAACTTTGCTTCCATAAAATACGATATTCCTAGAACTACTATTTCATATTGGATTAGAAAATATAGTACCTTAGCTCAACAAAATAAAGGTATGAGTAAACTAGACGAAATAAAAAAACTAAAGGAACGTATTGAAGAACTAGAGTTTGTAAAGGACTTTCAGCAAGATATTATTGCCGATATGGAAATCATTACTTGA
- a CDS encoding IS3 family transposase: MSRFVKKVATQNISKRDRTKEEKHFKRKWLYQCFGISKQAFYKREKVKQSKAINDTKIITMVKEYRKKVSSRTGGKKLYKELKNQLIELDIKIGRDKFFDVLRLHNLLVPKLKNYITTTNSNNLFKKHKNLIQNKIPTRPEQLWVSDITYIKTEKGHNYLAIVTDAYSKKIMGYKLDDHMRVSLCKDALKMALKNRKYPSKKLIHHSDRGMQYCCPEYTQFAENNGITMSMTEQYDPYENAIAERINRTLKYEYGLRNCLKNTHIAQKLAEQAVDIYNNLRTHFSLDLRKPAEVHLNPNIKYKSYRKNNVNLTELTI, translated from the coding sequence TTGAGTCGATTTGTCAAAAAAGTCGCTACCCAAAACATTAGCAAAAGAGATAGAACTAAAGAAGAAAAACATTTTAAAAGAAAATGGCTCTATCAATGTTTTGGGATTAGTAAACAAGCCTTTTACAAAAGAGAAAAAGTAAAACAAAGTAAAGCGATAAACGACACTAAAATAATTACGATGGTCAAAGAGTATCGTAAAAAAGTAAGCTCCAGAACTGGAGGTAAAAAACTCTATAAAGAACTTAAAAATCAGTTGATAGAACTAGATATTAAAATCGGTAGAGATAAGTTTTTTGATGTATTAAGACTGCATAATTTACTCGTACCTAAACTCAAAAACTACATAACTACCACAAACTCTAATAATCTATTTAAAAAACATAAAAACCTCATTCAAAACAAAATACCTACTAGACCCGAACAACTTTGGGTAAGCGATATTACATACATTAAAACAGAAAAAGGACACAACTATTTAGCAATTGTAACCGATGCATACTCTAAGAAAATTATGGGATATAAATTAGATGACCATATGAGGGTATCACTCTGTAAGGACGCTTTAAAGATGGCTTTAAAAAACAGAAAATATCCATCTAAAAAATTGATTCATCATTCTGATAGAGGTATGCAATACTGTTGCCCTGAATATACCCAGTTTGCTGAAAATAATGGAATAACAATGAGTATGACAGAGCAATATGACCCATATGAAAACGCTATTGCAGAGAGAATCAATAGAACTTTGAAATATGAATACGGACTTAGAAACTGTCTTAAAAACACTCATATTGCTCAAAAATTAGCTGAACAAGCTGTAGATATTTACAATAATTTAAGAACACATTTTAGCCTAGACTTAAGAAAACCAGCAGAAGTACATTTAAATCCAAACATCAAATACAAATCGTATCGAAAAAATAATGTAAATTTGACGGAACTTACAATTTAA